From a region of the Cyprinus carpio isolate SPL01 chromosome A18, ASM1834038v1, whole genome shotgun sequence genome:
- the LOC122148594 gene encoding PSME3-interacting protein-like isoform X2, with product MADGVDLSRKFVSESELDERRKKRQEDGEKVRNPDDPEEAPEEEYDPRSLFERLQEQKDKKQEEYEEQFKFKNMVKGLDEDETSFLDEVSRKQSLIEKHRRDEEAQELKEYRSALQKLATNESQKKEAEKKAGPKPSENRTSHLSQAHLLAGAVKRRSSSQSSEGSKKQKGEECVAGNGSQTDQEAVEPKSPGAGVTRSGILHLPSAAVCVGILPGLGAYSGSSDSESSSDSEGLGAAPSPSQRCTT from the exons ATGGCAGATGGTGTGGACCTCAGCCGAAAGTTTGTGTCAGAGTCTGAATTAGAcgagagaaggaaaaaaaggcAGGAGGATGGGGAGAAGGTCCGCAATCCAGATGACCCGGAGG AGGCCCCCGAGGAGGAGTACGACCCCCGATCTCTGTTTGAGAGGCTACAAGAGCAGAAAGACAAGAAACAGGAAGAATATGAGGAGCAGTTCAAATTCA AGAACATGGTTAAAGGCCTGGATGAAGATGAGACCAGCTTTCTTGACGAGGTCTCACGGAAGCAGTCTCTAATAGAGAAACACAGACGGGACGAGGAAGCTCAGGAGTTAAAAGAATATAGG AGTGCTCTGCAGAAGCTGGCAACCAATGAGAGCCAGAAGAAGGAGGCAGAGAAAAAGGCTGGACCCAAACCCTCAGAGAACAGGACCAGTCACCTGTCTCAGGCCCACCTGCTGGCTGGGGCAGTCAAACGACGCAG CTCGTCTCAGTCCTCAGAGGGGAGTAAAAAGCAGAAAGGAGAGGAGTGTGTAGCCGGCAATGGCAGTCAGACAG atcAGGAGGCGGTCGAGCCCAAATCCCCTGGCGCGGGCGTGACTCGCTCAGGCATCCTCCACCTGCCCTCCGCCGCTGTATGCGTGGGCATCCTGCCAGGGCTCGGCGCTTACTCGGGCAGCAGCGACTCTGAGTCCAGCAGCGACAGCGAAG GCTTGGGTGCCGCCCCCTCGCCTTCTCAGCGGTGCACTACCTAA
- the LOC122148594 gene encoding PSME3-interacting protein-like isoform X1 produces the protein MADGVDLSRKFVSESELDERRKKRQEDGEKVRNPDDPEEAPEEEYDPRSLFERLQEQKDKKQEEYEEQFKFKNMVKGLDEDETSFLDEVSRKQSLIEKHRRDEEAQELKEYRSALQKLATNESQKKEAEKKAGPKPSENRTSHLSQAHLLAGAVKRRSSSQSSEGSKKQKGEECVAGNGSQTDQEAVEPKSPGAGVTRSGILHLPSAAVCVGILPGLGAYSGSSDSESSSDSEGSVDEIGSPIKRHRLFR, from the exons ATGGCAGATGGTGTGGACCTCAGCCGAAAGTTTGTGTCAGAGTCTGAATTAGAcgagagaaggaaaaaaaggcAGGAGGATGGGGAGAAGGTCCGCAATCCAGATGACCCGGAGG AGGCCCCCGAGGAGGAGTACGACCCCCGATCTCTGTTTGAGAGGCTACAAGAGCAGAAAGACAAGAAACAGGAAGAATATGAGGAGCAGTTCAAATTCA AGAACATGGTTAAAGGCCTGGATGAAGATGAGACCAGCTTTCTTGACGAGGTCTCACGGAAGCAGTCTCTAATAGAGAAACACAGACGGGACGAGGAAGCTCAGGAGTTAAAAGAATATAGG AGTGCTCTGCAGAAGCTGGCAACCAATGAGAGCCAGAAGAAGGAGGCAGAGAAAAAGGCTGGACCCAAACCCTCAGAGAACAGGACCAGTCACCTGTCTCAGGCCCACCTGCTGGCTGGGGCAGTCAAACGACGCAG CTCGTCTCAGTCCTCAGAGGGGAGTAAAAAGCAGAAAGGAGAGGAGTGTGTAGCCGGCAATGGCAGTCAGACAG atcAGGAGGCGGTCGAGCCCAAATCCCCTGGCGCGGGCGTGACTCGCTCAGGCATCCTCCACCTGCCCTCCGCCGCTGTATGCGTGGGCATCCTGCCAGGGCTCGGCGCTTACTCGGGCAGCAGCGACTCTGAGTCCAGCAGCGACAGCGAAGGTAGCGTGGACGAGATTGGCTCTCCCATAAAGCGCCACAGGCTCTTCAGATAG
- the LOC122148594 gene encoding PSME3-interacting protein-like isoform X3, whose amino-acid sequence MADGVDLSRKFVSESELDERRKKRQEDGEKVRNPDDPEEAPEEEYDPRSLFERLQEQKDKKQEEYEEQFKFKNMVKGLDEDETSFLDEVSRKQSLIEKHRRDEEAQELKEYRSALQKLATNESQKKEAEKKAGPKPSENRTSHLSQAHLLAGAVKRRSSSQSSEGSKKQKGEECVAGNGSQTDQEAVEPKSPGAGVTRSGILHLPSAAVCVGILPGLGAYSGSSDSESSSDSEV is encoded by the exons ATGGCAGATGGTGTGGACCTCAGCCGAAAGTTTGTGTCAGAGTCTGAATTAGAcgagagaaggaaaaaaaggcAGGAGGATGGGGAGAAGGTCCGCAATCCAGATGACCCGGAGG AGGCCCCCGAGGAGGAGTACGACCCCCGATCTCTGTTTGAGAGGCTACAAGAGCAGAAAGACAAGAAACAGGAAGAATATGAGGAGCAGTTCAAATTCA AGAACATGGTTAAAGGCCTGGATGAAGATGAGACCAGCTTTCTTGACGAGGTCTCACGGAAGCAGTCTCTAATAGAGAAACACAGACGGGACGAGGAAGCTCAGGAGTTAAAAGAATATAGG AGTGCTCTGCAGAAGCTGGCAACCAATGAGAGCCAGAAGAAGGAGGCAGAGAAAAAGGCTGGACCCAAACCCTCAGAGAACAGGACCAGTCACCTGTCTCAGGCCCACCTGCTGGCTGGGGCAGTCAAACGACGCAG CTCGTCTCAGTCCTCAGAGGGGAGTAAAAAGCAGAAAGGAGAGGAGTGTGTAGCCGGCAATGGCAGTCAGACAG atcAGGAGGCGGTCGAGCCCAAATCCCCTGGCGCGGGCGTGACTCGCTCAGGCATCCTCCACCTGCCCTCCGCCGCTGTATGCGTGGGCATCCTGCCAGGGCTCGGCGCTTACTCGGGCAGCAGCGACTCTGAGTCCAGCAGCGACAGCGAAG TTTAA